GCCGACTGCTAAAACGTCTGCTGCACGAACGACCCGCACTGAGACCTCCAAAGCCGCACATGCCTCCAGATGGCCTCCGTGAGTTGCAGCACCGTCTTCCAGCGGTCCGGCGGCCACCGCCATGGACGAGCGCGTGACGCAGAAACGAGATTATGAAGACGGTGGGGCAGGCGAGCAGCACGGTGCTAAGCaagaacagcaacagccacgTGAAGGACTGCGCGTTAACCTGCATGAAAGGGTGAAGAAACAACGACACCGTCGACAGCCATGACACCCACTTGCCACCCGCTGCCGCGATGACGTCCGCACcgtcctcagcagcagcagcggcagcggatgGAAACAGCGATGCTTCTGCCATGTCTACTAAGACCGCGCTGaagagcgacagcgacagcgcaaAGGTGCTGGCGAAGCACCATCGCACCGCATTGGAGTTGCTCAGCGGCTGCACCACAACAAGACGCATGAGAAGCCCACCAACATAGAAGAAGATGGCGTAACTGGACACCATGTAGAAGACGCTCATCAtgagagtgaggggaggtCAACTCCGCCTCATCGggaagcaaacacacacacacagtgagagaaagaaagagagcgcgcgcgcacgcagtaATGATTTATGCTCTTGTGAACAACgcaaagcgaaagagagaaaaggcgacAGCTCCTCCGTGTGTGAGTGACACTTCCGagatctgctgctgccactcctccccctccccctccccggtCCGCAAAaaatgtgtgtgggggtgtgtaaGACGATGAGGaaatgaagaagagaaacgaaTGAGAGGgtagaagggggaggggggggagccGGTCGGTGCTGACGACGGCAAAGGCGACAGTCAACGTGCACACGCTTGGAGAGGGCGCTCAGAGTGCAACAAGACAGCGTagagcgaaggagaaagCGCGCGCGATGACAACCAACAGACGgcgtgggagggggacgcacgcgcacgcgcaggtgcAGAAGAAAATACGAAATAATGTGCTTCCACTACTTTTAAGTTTGAGGGGTCGACGTGGACAGCCGGTCTTTCACTttcggcgtcgctgctgctcgcgtgGTGCTCACGCCGTGACCGCGAATACGTCAGTGTTGGGAGGTGCGCCTTTGTTGGCTGATTTTTGCGCTGCACGTCTGCACGAGCActgcgggtgtgggtgtggaggaaggcgggCTGAGCGGCAAAGGGCGTCACCTTTCCGCGTGTGCTTGGCCTGTGTATCCGTGTGTGCCCAAGACTCACGTGTAGCGTACTTCCAGCTCACAGGCAGACGCCTGTGAATGGGGGGGAGGTGTTTAGCAGGTGGGTGACGTCCGGTATCAGGCGGCAGACGCAATCACAGACGtcagcacagagagaaggagagagaaacagcgtACGCGATGGAGAACGCTGAGCGAATGAGAGGGGAACAGCGGGTAGAGTAAGAAGGATACAGATGATGATGGCGATGATACCAACACACGAGCCAAATGGCGATCAGAGAaggcagggaggggaaagaatTGAAGGCGAAGAGAGTTAGAGCGTCTCACAGCTGCGTCGCCAGCTTCAGTGGCCATTCCAGACCAAAGACGAGCGGACTGCCTCACCTATCAAATTCGTCTGCTTTCTAAGTTCGTCTTCCACGtagacgcagagagagagagagagaaagatagCGCACCggaggatgaagagggagCAAAATACACTAAACACGCCGACTCGCATactctgctctctccctcataAGCCTTTTTCATGCAAAGGTGTTCGTAACTTAGCCAGCTTTGCCTTCCTCTGTTGATCCTGCTCCTCTGTGATACGACGCCGGAGTAGTGTCAGAGCGAGACTCAGCGCCTACCTCTACCTCAGCCCCACTACGGAGCATACTGGCAGTGGAATGCCCATCCAGAGCCTGCCCCacgtgagagagaaacacatcCGACTGGTTTGCGCTGACCTCGGGACGATAGCGATGCATAatcgcctccagctcctcaTCGTAGCTTAACGCCGACACAtcctccgccgcagcagctgttaCGTGGATTTCTGCCGGCACAGCGACACCAACGGTGACAGGCCTAACTTcgtctcgctcttttccAGTCGCCCATTCGTCGCCAACGCTGCCGCGCTCTCGATTTGTGCCTACTGAGGCCGTCGAGATTGCAGAGAACGTTGTGAGATGCGGGGTTGTCATCGTTACCTGTGAAGGGCTCACGGTGCGAGTCCCTGCGCCTACACCAGCGTCAGAAGGTGTGGGGTGCATCTCTGTCAAAGTCTCATCTGTGAGTTGTTGCGGCACGGCTGCCATCTCTGCCGCCACTCGAGCCCAGTCCATCATTTCGGGTGGCACAGCACTTTCGCCACGGAGGCACGGTTCCTCATGCAGAGTCTCGGTGGAACTACGCAGCTCCGCAGAGGGCACGACCTCTTCGGCGGTAGTACCCCAATGCGGGGCACGATCGTCACGCAGCCACCGAGGCCACCAAGAGCGGGAGATGCCCAACTCACCATACGGTGCGGCGTCATCCACAGCAGAGCTCACAGCACTACTGCCTGCGGCCGCATTCTCGGGAGACCCCAGATCTGCAGCGCCACTAGCAGCGCGACGCCGTGCCTCGCGGTTCAGGATCACTTCTAGGCCGAGCGCAGCaccggctgcagcgcatgcgcTCACGATCACTGCCGCCACGGTGTACAGCACGACCACGACGATACTCAACAGAGCCGCAAAGCTCACAACGTGCTCCGTGGCGGGAGTCTCAGGGAcagcgaagagcagcgcatcAGCAGACGCAGGAAGAACCGCGTACCGTCGCTCCATAGAAGAGTCGTAAcgcacgcaccgccaccactgctgctccctCGAGAGGGGTGACAGTGGCTTCGACAAGAGCGACTCGCTTCGTAAGCTGTTCAGTGCCCTACTGCCATGCTGTTCGTCACTGGTGCTCGCTCCGCATCGACCCGAAACGGAGTCACCACGGTGGCGCAAGCGCATCTTTGCCAACATCCACGTCCGCCACCAGTACAGTTGATAGAGGAGCTCGTAGTAGCCGTGAATGGGGAAAAGCGCGCCGTATTGCAGGAGGCGGCTGTTCGACTCGACGAGGGGCCAGTCGAAGGCTTGGCGATTGCCCAACGCCAGAAGCTCGTTCGCAGTGCGCAACGTGAGACCCCACACATGCCATGGTGGAGACTGAGGGGAGGCTGACGAGGCATCCTCGCGCGTCCTCGACCTCCCACGATCGTCTCTGCACCCATTCCTGTCCGCCTCAGTGCCATCGGCGGTGgtaggagaaggagaagaggaggaagaagaggaagaggacaacACTGGTATGCCGGGCAGCAGAGAACTTGGAAAGGACAAGAAGGTGTTTGGGAACACCTCtcccagcagcagtcgcgCATCTGCGTCTTGCGGGTTCACGAAGCTCTGGAGCGGGTGCACTACACGCCCGCGCCGCACATGCGCCGCGGTCAGAACCCGAAGCGGTACCCACCGCGCACTCTCCACCTCGTGTGCGGCCAGCTGCACGGTTGGTGTGATGTCACCCACGTGCAGAAACACGAAGCGCGCCTGCACgaagctgcggctgctgccgaggcgaCCGTGCAGGCGGTAGTCTGGCAACCGCCCGAGGCACAGAAACTCTcgatggtgctgcagtggaaACCCGATCTTCTCGTAGGTCCCGCGGCAAACCGTATCGAAGTCGTCGTGGTCGTCTGGGTCTCGGCGTCCGCCTGGGAAGACAATCTGtccgctccaccacctcgcctCCATGCTCGGTCGCTTCagaaagagcagctgcagggaTGATTGGGCATCGGTGTCGGCGAAGTCAACCAAGTGGTGGTGaaagtggtggtgatgcgcCAGATACCTAAAGAACTCCAACGGCTCAGTGAGGCCATCCCTTGTTAAGTCACGCGTCATTGAAGCAGAtgaagcggcagaggtggcagcgctggagaagaacgaCGAGCCGAGCCCGCTACCACGTGAAGACGACGCTGCACCTGAGGCCTTTGTTTCGGTCGCATCAGAgcctgcgcacgcgcgccgcGCAGTGGCGGCCCTGAAGGTGCTCAATTCCCTTGTGAGAGTTCGTTGCGTGTCATCATCAAAGCGCAAcaccagcgcagcggcagagcggTGACTGCCTGGGCGATACACGTGCAGACGACACTccgcgaggcgctgcgtcacgtgcgtcagcagcgccaggtcCACACTGGGTATGCCTGATGGCATCAGAGAAacaagaggagggaagctACCAAGAGAGCGGGCGAGAGTGCGCTACAGACAGACAAAGAGAGTTGGATAAAGTGAGCGGcatgggagagagaagaacgaatGGTCAAGGACACGGCTCGACCTCTATGCGaccgcgcgtgcgtgcgtaaGAGAGGGGCAGCCGCAGGAGTGGtaagaggggaaggaggggaagaaggagaaagccGAAGGTACGGCAGCCGTGTGGCCTCTGCTGATAAAGCTCCAAAATGCGCGGAAGTGAAgtgcggggtgggggggcgagaaaagaagagaggcagcacaTGCTCATACACAAGCGTGCGCAATGGAGAGTCTCATgaccgaggaagaggaagagcatcAGTCGCTGGCCACATGCCcatctcgccccccccctccctctccctctctctactctCACCCCgtccctcctttcctcgccTCTCCACTGCCTTTCTTAACCACCAAGACGACGGCGAAAGCGAGGCCGTCTTGACCTCTCCACCATAAATTGTGCGGCATGGGGGGCGCTGCTCTTTTTGTCTTTCGCTCTACTTCACTCATTCTCTACCCAAGACACATGCACGTCCACACACAATTTCATCCACGCGTCCGACGTCTATGTCAATGCTCTACGATCAGCATCCACTCATccgccaccctcctcctcag
Above is a genomic segment from Leishmania panamensis strain MHOM/PA/94/PSC-1 chromosome 7 sequence containing:
- a CDS encoding hypothetical protein (TriTrypDB/GeneDB-style sysID: LpmP.07.0370), with amino-acid sequence MPSGIPSVDLALLTHVTQRLAECRLHVYRPGSHRSAAALVLRFDDDTQRTLTRELSTFRAATARRACAGSDATETKASGAASSSRGSGLGSSFFSSAATSAASSASMTRDLTRDGLTEPLEFFRYLAHHHHFHHHLVDFADTDAQSSLQLLFLKRPSMEARWWSGQIVFPGGRRDPDDHDDFDTVCRGTYEKIGFPLQHHREFLCLGRLPDYRLHGRLGSSRSFVQARFVFLHVGDITPTVQLAAHEVESARWVPLRVLTAAHVRRGRVVHPLQSFVNPQDADARLLLGEVFPNTFLSFPSSLLPGIPVLSSSSSSSSSPSPTTADGTEADRNGCRDDRGRSRTREDASSASPQSPPWHVWGLTLRTANELLALGNRQAFDWPLVESNSRLLQYGALFPIHGYYELLYQLYWWRTWMLAKMRLRHRGDSVSGRCGASTSDEQHGSRALNSLRSESLLSKPLSPLSREQQWWRCVRYDSSMERRYAVLPASADALLFAVPETPATEHVVSFAALLSIVVVVLYTVAAVIVSACAAAGAALGLEVILNREARRRAASGAADLGSPENAAAGSSAVSSAVDDAAPYGELGISRSWWPRWLRDDRAPHWGTTAEEVVPSAELRSSTETLHEEPCLRGESAVPPEMMDWARVAAEMAAVPQQLTDETLTEMHPTPSDAGVGAGTRTVSPSQVTMTTPHLTTFSAISTASVGTNRERGSVGDEWATGKERDEVRPVTVGVAVPAEIHVTAAAAEDVSALSYDEELEAIMHRYRPEVSANQSDVFLSHVGQALDGHSTASMLRSGAEVEVGAESRSDTTPASYHRGAGSTEEGKAG